A single Triticum dicoccoides isolate Atlit2015 ecotype Zavitan chromosome 2A, WEW_v2.0, whole genome shotgun sequence DNA region contains:
- the LOC119359459 gene encoding uncharacterized protein LOC119359459, which translates to MDRDQARVSLLVVGVLLTGTVIAVLAASPAAGDTSAEPGLAGSMGAAYRVDAATAPQKLTPVVHRRVLASLGNSVFDPNRPACTGQCGGAGQPYTGRGCVRAYQCRG; encoded by the coding sequence ATGGACAGAGATCAGGCGCGCGTCTCTCTGCTTGTAGTTGGAGTGCTGCTCACCGGCACTGTGATTGCAGTGCTCGCAGCCAGTCCAGCCGCCGGCGACACCAGTGCTGAGCCTGGGCTAGCCGGCAGCATGGGCGCCGCCTACAGAGTCGACGCGGCTACGGCGCCGCAGAAGCTCACACCGGTGGTGCACCGTCGCGTGCTCGCCAGCCTCGGCAACTCGGTCTTCGACCCTAACAGGCCGGCATGCACCGGGCAGTGCGGGGGCGCGGGGCAGCCGTACACCGGCCGGGGATGCGTGCGTGCGTACCAGTGCCGCGGCTAG